In the Labilithrix sp. genome, TCTTCGGCGTAGGTTGGGGCCTCGGCGGCTTCTGCCCCGGCCCCGCGCTCACGTCCGCCGCCGCCCACGCCCCCGGCGCCGTCGCCTTCGTCGCCGCGATGAGCGCAGGCATCGTGCTCCGCCACCACCTCGCGCCGCGGACGCGCTCGGGCGACGAAGCGCCAGCCGAATAGCGGTAAGCTGGCCGCGATGGCTCGCGATCTCGGAAACGTGCTGGTGACGGGGGCGGATGGCTTCATCGGAAGTCACCTCGTGGAGCGCCTCGTCGAACGCGGCGAGAAGGTCACGGCGCTGTGCCTCTACAACTCGAATGGTCACCATGGGTGGCTCGAGCCGATCGCGAACGCGCCTCCCAAGAACCTCCGTGTCGCCCTTGGAGACGTTCGCGATCCGTTCTTCGTCGACGACCTCGTACGCGGGCACGACACCGTGCTGCACCTCGCGGCGCTCATCGCGATCCCGTATTCGTACGACGCGCCGGAGAGCTACGTCGCCACGAACATCAACGGCACGCTGAACGTCGCGAAGGCGTGCCTGACGCACGGCACGAAGCGCCTCGTTCACACGTCGACGAGCGAGGTCTACGGGACGGCGCGCTTCGTCCCGATCACGGAGTCGCATCCCCTCCAGCCGCAGTCGCCGTACTCCGCGACGAAGATCGCGGCCGACATGGTCGTCGAGTCGTTCTATCGATCCTTCGGCCTCCCCGCCGTGACGCTCCGCCCGTTCAACACGTACGGCCCGCGGCAGAGCCTGCGCGCCGTGCTTCCGACGATCGCCGCGCAGCTCCTCGCGGGGAGGACGTCGCTCTTGCTCGGCAACCTGACGCCGACGCGCGACTTCAACTTCGTGAGCGACACCGTCGAGGCGTTCCTCGCGATCGCGGAGGCCGACGACTCGGTCCATGGTGACGTCTTCCAGACCGGGACCGGCGTGGAGGTCTCCGTCCGCGACGCCGCGCTCGCGATCGCGAAGGAGATCGGCGTGGAGGTGACGTTCGAGGTGGAGGCGGACCGCCAGCGTCCCGCGCTGAGCGAGGTCGAGCGGCTCCTCTCCGACGCGACGAAGCTACGCCGGAAGACCGGCTGGTCGCCGAAGGTGGACTTCGCTGCGGGCGTCGCTGCGCTCGTCGCGTGGCTCCGCGGTCGTTCGGACCTCGCGCGCGCGGCGACCTACCAGAAGTAGCTCACGGCATCTGGCAGCGGTGGTCGACGCAGAGCGGCGGCGGCGGAGCCTCGGCGCAGTCGAGGGGCGGGCAGGGGGTCCAGCCTTGCGGCGACGGTTTGCGCGTTCGCTGGTGCGCCTCGCAGCGCGGACCGAGCCTCTTCGCGGACGCCTTGTCGAGGACGACGACGTCGCGGCACGTCGACGGGTTGCAGCATACGAGCGGTCCGTCGAGCGTCGTCATCATCGCGACGCAGTCGGCGTTCGTCTTGCACGCGGAGCTGAGCGCGACGCCGGCGAGAGCGGGATCACGCTTGTCGAGCGGGACGTCGTTCCACCGCGGCGCGGCCGGCGCCGGCGGCGGCTCAGGCTCGGGCTCGGGCTCGGGCTGAGGCTCGGGCTCGGGTGCGCGCGGCGACGGAGGCTCCGGAGGAGGCTCGGGCGGGCCGCTCGGCGCCGCGCTTGGCGAAGCGGGCTGGGCGCAGGCGATGAGCAGCGTCGCGAGGAACCATCGGAGCATGGCCAGCTATTGTAGTGAAAGGTACGCACAAACGCGATTGGCCGACAAAACTTGGTCAAACGACCCATCTTGCGTTCATTCGTATGGGCGAATATATAGAAGCGATGGTCGCCACGGCGGCAGCTTCGACGACGCGCTGGGAGCTCTATCGCGTGCTCGCCGAGCCCGTACGGCTCAAGCTCCTCGCGCTCGCGGCGGAGGAGGAGCTCGCGATCGGGGAGCTCGCGGAGTTGCTCGACGAGAGTCAGCCGAACGTCTCGCGGCACGTCGCGCCGCTGAAGAGCGCCGGGCTCCTCCTCTCGCGCAAGCAGGGCACGCGCGCGCTCGTCCGCATCGCGGAGGCCGCGTCGGCCGATCCCGTCGTCGCCGACGCGCTCGCGAGCGGGCGCGCGCTCTGCGAAGGCGACGGCTCGCTCGCGCGCGTCGCCGAGGTGCTGCGCGAGCGCGATCGGGTCGGGCGCGAGTTCTTCGCGCGGGAGCAGGGGGGCGCTCGGTCTTCCGAGCGCGGCGCGGGGCTCGAGCCCGCCGACGCGAGCGCCGCGTACATCGCCGCGCTCGCGCGGCTCCTGCCCGCGCGGAAGCTCGCGGTCGACGCCGGCACCGGCGACGGCGCGCTCCTCGACGTGCTCGCCCCTGCTTTCGAGAAGGTCATCGCGGTCGATCGCTCCGAGCTGCAGCTCGAGCGCGCGCGCGCCCGCGTCGCCGCGCGCGGCTTCGTGAACGTGCGCCTCCTCAAGTCCGAGCTCGGCGCGGCGGAGCTGCTCGAGCACGTGGGCGACGGCGCTGACGTCGTGTTCGCCTCGCGCTTCTTGCATCACGCGCCGCGGCCGGTCGACCTCGTGACGCAGCTCGCGCGCCTCGCGCGGCCGGGCGCCGCCGTCGTCGTCATCGACTACGCGCGCCACGACGACGAGTCGATGCGCGACGAGGCCGACCTGTGGCTCGGGTTCGAGCCGGACGAGCTCCGCCGCTTCGCGCGCGAAGCGGGCCTCTGTGACATCGACGTGATTCGACTGCCCGCCGCGTGGTGCGGGAAGGGCAAAGACGCTCACCTGCCGTGGCAGGTGCTGATCGGGAAAAGGAAAGACAAGCCATGAGCAACACGAACTACAAGGTCGCCGACATCAAGCTCGCTGACTGGGGCCGCAAGGAGATCGAGATCGCCGAGAGCGAGATGCCCGGCCTCATGGCGATCCGCAAGGAGTACGGCCCGTCGCAGCCGCTCAAGGGCGCGCGCATCGCGGGCTGCCTCCACATGACGATCCAGACCGCGGTCCTCATCGAGACGCTCACCGCGCTCGGCGCCGAGGTCACCTGGACCTCGTGCAACATCTTCTCGACGCAGGACCACGCCGCGGCCGCGATCGCGGTCACCGGCGTCCCCGTGTTCGCGTGGAAGGGCGAGACCGAGGCCGAGTACGAGCAGTGCATCGAGATGCAGCTCAAGGCCTTCAAGGACGGCAAGGGCCCGAACATGATCCTCGACGACGGCGGCGATCTCACGATCATCGCGCACGAGAAGCACCCCGCGCTCTTCGACGGTCCGGACGGCATCAAGGGCATCTCGGAGGAGACGACGACGGGCGTGCACCGCCTCTACGAGATGGCGAAGAAGGGCACGCTCAAGGTCCCCGCCTTCAACGTCAACGACTCCGTCACGAAGTCGAAGTTCGACAACCTCTACGGCTGCCGCGAGTCGCTCGGCGACGGCCTCAAGCGCGCCACCGGCGTCATGTTCGCGGGCAAGGTCGCGGTCGTCGCGGGCTACGGCGACGTCGGCAAGGGCTGCTGCCAGGCGCTCCGCGGCCTCGGCGCGCGCGTCCTCGTCACCGAGGTCGACCCGATCTGCGCGCTCCAGGCCTCGATGGAGGGCTACCAGGTCACGACGATGGAGGAGGCGGCGCCGCAGGCCGACATCATCGTCACCGCGACGGGCTGCTCCGGCATCGTTCGCCCCGAGCACATGAAGGCGATGAAGGACCAGGCCATCCTCTGCAACATCGGCCACTTCGACTGCGAGATCGACGTCGCCTGGCTCGAGAAGAACCCCGAGATCAAGGAGGTCAACATCAAGCCGCAGGTCGACCAGTTCGTCTTCCCGGACGGCAAGCGCCTCACGCTCCTCGCGCGCGGCCGCCTCGTGAACCTCGGCTGCGCGAACGGCCACCCGTCGTTCGTGATGAGCTCCTCGTTCTCGAACCAGACCCTCGCGCAGATCGAGCTCTGGAAGAACTCCTCGAAGTACGAGAAGAAGGTCTACACCCTCCCGAAGCTGCTCGACGAGAAGGTCGCCGCCTTCCACCTCGGCAAGCTCGGCGTGAAGCTCACGAAGCTCACCGCGGACCAGGCGAAGTACCTCGGCGTCTCGGTCGAGGGCCCCTTCAAGCCCGAGCACTACCGGTACTGATCGCCGCGCGGGCCGGCGTGTCGTCACGGTGACCTCACGCCGGCCGGCGCTGTCACGTGCTATCCCTCGCGCATGCGGCTCCGCGGACTCGTCTTCGAGCGACTCGCGACGTTCGAGCGAGCGGAGGTCAACTTCTGCGACGAGACGGGCGCGCCGCTCGACGCGATCGTCCTCGTCGGCGAGAGCGCGGCGGGCAAGACGATGCTTCTCCGCACGATCGCGGCGATCCTCGCCGAGGCGGCGGGCGCCGCGTCGGAGCTCGACGCGAGCGACGTCCGTCGCGGCGCAGAGGACGCGCGCTGCCGCGTCGTCCTCGACGAGGCGATCGACGGCCAGCGCGTGATCGTGACGCTCGAGAAGGAGCTCCCGCGGGAGGGCTGGAGCCGGCTGAAGGGCCTCCCCGCCGCGTCCTTCGAGCGCTGGAGGACCGCGCTCGCCACGAGCGCGCCGAACGCGGCGTTCGCGGTCGCGCCGAAAGACGACGGCGACGAGGACGAGGGCGACGAGGACGACGGCGATGACGACACGGGCGACCCGCTCGTCGCGTGGGTCGCCGCCGCGCCGCGCGAGCGGGTCGCGCCGGTCCTCGATCGGGTCCTCTGGCCGTATCGGTTCGAGCGGGTCGAGGACGGCGTCCTCTACTTCGAGACGCCGACCGGCGAGGCGCGCGCGACCGAGCTCGGCGAGGCGTTCGAGTCGGTCCTCGTGATGACGCTCGAGCTCCTCCGCCTCTCGCACGACCGCGCCGGCGCGGAGCTCGCGTACGTCATCGACGACGTCGACAAGCACCTCCATCCGCGCTGGCAGTCCCGCATCCTCGGCGACTTCCGCCGCGCGTTCCCCACCGTGCAGATCATCGCGTCGACGCACTCGCCGTACGTCGTCGCCTCGGTCGATCCGTCGCAGGTGTTCCGGATCGAGGACGGCGTCGTCACGCGCGTGAGCGAGCGCGTGCAGAAGGGCTCCGCCGTCGCCTCGGTGATGGACGCGGCGTTCGGCGCCCCCGACCTCCCGGGCCCGCGCTGGACGAGCGCCCCCCCGCGCGCGCTCCGGAGCGAGGTGATCGGCGCGCTGCTCCCCGATCTCGGTCGCGGCTCGGTCGTCTACGTCCTGCCGGAGCCGCTCCACGCGCGGAGCGCGGTCGACGCCTTCGGCGAGCCCGCGCTCCCGAACGCCGACGCCGTCACCGGCTGGCTCTTCTTCATCGACCGCGAGCCAGGCGTCCCATGGGGCCACCCCTGCGAATACGTCTTCCGCGCCCCCGACGGCACCCTGACCCGCCGCCGCGCGATCTGGCCCCCGGCGGGGATCGACAAGTTCGTCCCGATCTTCTGGAGCTAATCACGCGCGAGGGCCGCGAGCGCGTCGCCCTCGAGCCGGACCGTGAGCCACTCGCGCGTCACCTTCGCGCCGAGCTTCTCGTAGAAGTCGATCGCCGGCTGGTTCCAGTCGAGGACTTGCCAGACGAAGCGCGGACACTCGGCCGCCACCGCCGCCCGCGCGAGCGCGCGCATGAGCGCGACGCCCGCGCCGCGCCCGCGGTGCGCCGGCCGCACGAAGAGGTCCTCGAGGTAGAGGCAGCGACGCCCGCGCCACGTCGAGTAGCTGAAGAAGTAGAGCGCGAACCCGATCGGCTCGCCGCCGTCCTCGGCGATCAGAACATGGAACGCAGGTTCATCGCCGAATCCGTCACGGAGGAGGTCCTCCGCCGTCGCGACCGCGGCGTCCGGCTCGCGCTCGTACTCGGCCAGCTCGCGGATCAGCGCGAGGACGACCGGGACGTCGTTCGCCGTTCCGGGACGGACCCTTGCCGCCACGCG is a window encoding:
- a CDS encoding SDR family NAD(P)-dependent oxidoreductase produces the protein MARDLGNVLVTGADGFIGSHLVERLVERGEKVTALCLYNSNGHHGWLEPIANAPPKNLRVALGDVRDPFFVDDLVRGHDTVLHLAALIAIPYSYDAPESYVATNINGTLNVAKACLTHGTKRLVHTSTSEVYGTARFVPITESHPLQPQSPYSATKIAADMVVESFYRSFGLPAVTLRPFNTYGPRQSLRAVLPTIAAQLLAGRTSLLLGNLTPTRDFNFVSDTVEAFLAIAEADDSVHGDVFQTGTGVEVSVRDAALAIAKEIGVEVTFEVEADRQRPALSEVERLLSDATKLRRKTGWSPKVDFAAGVAALVAWLRGRSDLARAATYQK
- the ahcY gene encoding adenosylhomocysteinase, which produces MSNTNYKVADIKLADWGRKEIEIAESEMPGLMAIRKEYGPSQPLKGARIAGCLHMTIQTAVLIETLTALGAEVTWTSCNIFSTQDHAAAAIAVTGVPVFAWKGETEAEYEQCIEMQLKAFKDGKGPNMILDDGGDLTIIAHEKHPALFDGPDGIKGISEETTTGVHRLYEMAKKGTLKVPAFNVNDSVTKSKFDNLYGCRESLGDGLKRATGVMFAGKVAVVAGYGDVGKGCCQALRGLGARVLVTEVDPICALQASMEGYQVTTMEEAAPQADIIVTATGCSGIVRPEHMKAMKDQAILCNIGHFDCEIDVAWLEKNPEIKEVNIKPQVDQFVFPDGKRLTLLARGRLVNLGCANGHPSFVMSSSFSNQTLAQIELWKNSSKYEKKVYTLPKLLDEKVAAFHLGKLGVKLTKLTADQAKYLGVSVEGPFKPEHYRY
- a CDS encoding metalloregulator ArsR/SmtB family transcription factor, which gives rise to MVATAAASTTRWELYRVLAEPVRLKLLALAAEEELAIGELAELLDESQPNVSRHVAPLKSAGLLLSRKQGTRALVRIAEAASADPVVADALASGRALCEGDGSLARVAEVLRERDRVGREFFAREQGGARSSERGAGLEPADASAAYIAALARLLPARKLAVDAGTGDGALLDVLAPAFEKVIAVDRSELQLERARARVAARGFVNVRLLKSELGAAELLEHVGDGADVVFASRFLHHAPRPVDLVTQLARLARPGAAVVVIDYARHDDESMRDEADLWLGFEPDELRRFAREAGLCDIDVIRLPAAWCGKGKDAHLPWQVLIGKRKDKP
- a CDS encoding GNAT family N-acetyltransferase; this encodes MAARVRPGTANDVPVVLALIRELAEYEREPDAAVATAEDLLRDGFGDEPAFHVLIAEDGGEPIGFALYFFSYSTWRGRRCLYLEDLFVRPAHRGRGAGVALMRALARAAVAAECPRFVWQVLDWNQPAIDFYEKLGAKVTREWLTVRLEGDALAALARD
- a CDS encoding AAA family ATPase, yielding MRLRGLVFERLATFERAEVNFCDETGAPLDAIVLVGESAAGKTMLLRTIAAILAEAAGAASELDASDVRRGAEDARCRVVLDEAIDGQRVIVTLEKELPREGWSRLKGLPAASFERWRTALATSAPNAAFAVAPKDDGDEDEGDEDDGDDDTGDPLVAWVAAAPRERVAPVLDRVLWPYRFERVEDGVLYFETPTGEARATELGEAFESVLVMTLELLRLSHDRAGAELAYVIDDVDKHLHPRWQSRILGDFRRAFPTVQIIASTHSPYVVASVDPSQVFRIEDGVVTRVSERVQKGSAVASVMDAAFGAPDLPGPRWTSAPPRALRSEVIGALLPDLGRGSVVYVLPEPLHARSAVDAFGEPALPNADAVTGWLFFIDREPGVPWGHPCEYVFRAPDGTLTRRRAIWPPAGIDKFVPIFWS